In a single window of the Drosophila subpulchrella strain 33 F10 #4 breed RU33 chromosome X, RU_Dsub_v1.1 Primary Assembly, whole genome shotgun sequence genome:
- the LOC119557867 gene encoding LIM/homeobox protein Lhx1 isoform X2, translating into MGSASEDDDDDDPPHLRATALGLGVLGPNGPDSAGGPLGTSDISVQSMSTDSKNTHDDSDQGSLDGDPDGRGDSQAENKSPDDANGSKRRGPRTTIKAKQLEVLKTAFNQTPKPTRHIREQLAKETGLPMRVIQVWFQNKRSKERRMKQITSMGRPPFFGGARKMRGFPMNLSPGGLDDGPGFPYFAADAKFEFGYGGPFHPHDGPYFPGHPGGPMPFNAPGGPMDHSGPIPMVNEFGLTPEATFLGQAGGPPMQLQSAVGPPPPPPPPSAEHLMAAAAAAAQQQAAQQQQQQQQNAQQAANQTQQQQQQQQNGPRTNSPEFMSSANFSEPQNMQNEGLVW; encoded by the exons ATGGGCTCGGCGAGCGAAGACGATGACGACGATGATCCGCCGCATTTGCGGGCCACGGCACTCGGATTGGGCGTACTGGGGCCCAACGGACCCGACTCAGCGGGCGGACCTCTGGGCACGTCGGATATATCAGTACAAAGCATGAGCACCGATAGCAAAAATACCCATGACGATTCCGATCAG GGCTCCTTGGACGGGGATCCGGATGGACGTGGCGATTCCCAGGCGGAGAACAAAAGTCCCGACGATGCCAACGGATCGAAGCGACGCGGTCCGCGCACCACCATCAAGGCCAAACAGCTGGAGGTGCTGAAGACGGCCTTCAATCAGACGCCGAAGCCGACACGCCACATCAGGGAGCAACTGGCCAAGGAGACCGGGCTGCCCATGCGCGTCATACAG GTGTGGTTCCAAAACAAGCGGTCAAAGGAGCGTCGCATGAAGCAAATCACCAGCATGGGCCGTCCGCCCTTCTTCGGCGGAGCCCGCAAAATGCGGGGCTTCCCCATGAACCTCTCGCCCGGCGGTCTGGACGACGGACCCGGCTTCCCCTACTTTGCGGCGGACGCCAAGTTCGAGTTCGGCTACGGCGGACCCTTCCACCCGCACGACGGACCCTACTTTCCCGGCCACCCCGGCGGACCGATGCCCTTCAATGCGCCAG GCGGCCCCATGGACCACAGCGGCCCCATTCCGATGGTGAACGAGTTCGGACTGACGCCGGAGGCGACGTTCCTGGGGCAGGCGGGCGGTCCGCCGATGCAGCTGCAGTCGGCCGTGGgaccgccgccgccgccgccgcccccGAGCGCCGAGCACTTGATGGccgcagcagcggcagcggcgcAGCAACAGGCggcgcaacagcagcagcaacagcagcagaatGCGCAACAAGCGGCGAATCagacgcagcagcagcaacagcagcaacaaaatgGCCCCCGCACCAATTCGCCGGAGTTCATGAGCTCGGCGAATTTCAGCGAACCGCAGAATATGCAAAATGAAGGGCTCGTTTGGTAA